From the Juglans microcarpa x Juglans regia isolate MS1-56 chromosome 7D, Jm3101_v1.0, whole genome shotgun sequence genome, the window AGACACAGAAAATTGGAACTAgaaacttaatttattttcgTATAGTGATACTTGATTACCATGGGACAATAACTGTGACTACTAAGTCTAATGCCTTGTATCCATCAAAATAGATACCATTTTATTAATGCTCAGAACCTGAAAACAAAATTGTCAGATACGGGTATATCCCACATACTTCTCCCACGAATAACTTCATGGGAAAGGGAATATTACTAATACCACACATCAGATTCTGGCATACTTTTTAGTTTGTTTCAATATCCCTAAATTAATTGGAGTAAGCTTAAGTCATCCGATCACTTTGGAAGATCCAAGGCAGTCAACTGTACCTAATTGATGTAGGAAGGAAAGCAAAAGATTGTGGACTATATATTGCTCACAAAACTTTGGGAAGACCACATATCAAGAAGCATATCGAAATTGCGATAGACAAGTATGCACATGTTCTTGAAGGCTTTTCATTAGTTAAATAAGTAGCAAACATGGAGTGAAAAAGagcaagaaaggaaaaaaaaatcaaagcaataaaaAGGATAACTTTTATCCAATATTTAGTGTTCCAGGAATTCCGTagattcaaaacttaaaattatccTAGCTTGAATTAAACACTGACAACACCATCCCATACTGACCTTATTGAGGTAAATCATCTGGGTGATGACACATGTAGCCACAACCAACATGAAAAACCATGTCTCTGGATATATTAACTGATTCTTTCCCTCGAACGTTAACTTTAGTGAAGTTCCAAGGGCTTTAACACTCATCACCTGCACAATTATTGGTGATTACACTcacaggaagaagaaaaaaagactgCATGTGTAAGTTTTGCAATCCAATTTTAGAAGAAGAAACGGCCAAAGAAAATGGGGGCttcaaaagctaaaaaaaatgaacctaTCCGTGGTGTATAAATTATGAATTGGAGAGCTAAGTGGAACTTCCCAGAAGCctatccaaaacaaaacaaatgatggcttatctaataaataataaatatattactgATTTAtacttatcaaataaataaataaataaattactccACCAGACCTCCAGAGTTGAGACAAACTTAAAGTCAATACTAAAACTAGTAGAAGGAACTGGAAGTGAAGATATTTAATTAGAGTCTACCAACATTTTATAACAACCATTTCAAATAAGGTAGGATTTCAAACTTCCATTCTGATAGGATTGAATCTTGTtaaatatgtttagaaaaaGAACTATTTGATCTTTGTGGAAGTCTGTAGAAGTTCAATAGCATTGTTTGAAACGATTGTGAAACtattaatgagagagagagagagtgtgtgtgtgtgtgtgtgtgcgcatCTAACGTTAGAGTACTCggtcaggaaaaaaaataagcaacTGATAGTTGAAATGATGTACCGAGAGAGAGCCCATCAAAGAACAGATGCCGGTGAAAACTAACACGTTCGTGTGCCCACATTGTGGTGCAAAATGGATGACCAGAATGAAAACCAATACAGTTACAGAGGCCATGTAAAGCAGAAAGGCTGAAACAGAGAGGTCATGTTTAAGTTTATTGAAGTGATATATGCAAAACAAGACACAAAAATGAGGGTAAACTCTTACCTGGTTGAGTTGCCATGCTCCATATTTCCTGAACAGACGTAATGGGATGCTCCTGTGGTGCATGGATAACAATTATGACGGATCCCACAATACACATCACGCAGCCCAAAATTCCAAGCTTGTGTAACTTCTCGTTCAAGAAAAAGTGAGCCAAAACAGCACTACACCATACAATCCGAGTCATTACCAGAACAAAGCAACCGCATTATATGACACTAGAAGAACACATAATTAGCTAAGAAAGAAACTCAAAGCAAGCCAAAAACTTACCTGACAATAATACTTAACGCGCCAAGAGGAGTAACAAGAACTGCAGGGGCAAATGCATATGCAACAAAGTTTGCAACCTCTCCAACAATCACTGTTTCAGAAATCATATAACAAGAGAGATTCTGCAGAAAGTGAGAACAAGACCAAATTCCAATAGAAGTTCACAATATCTGTAGTATGACCCATGATTAATAACGGCAATTGCTATTTAGAAGCAGCCCATCAAATTGAACACCTCGTGCTACCAAAaagcagaaagaaaaatgaaattacaaTTCACAAAATGGAGCACAAAATGACACATGGGAAATACACATATAGTTTGTATAATCCATTATACAAAGACAACAGTTTGCATGACCTAAAAAGGAATAGAAACTAAGCAAATATCACAACAAATCAAACCCATTTTGcttagaaaatataaacaataaaagggaacaaaaattaaaaacttactCGTGATCATTCCCAGCCACCACAGAGGTTCCAAGAGATAAGAATACCCACCAACACCTAAACATTCAAGAAAAGCCCattaaagaaaaaccaaaattaataCCAAAAAAGAATGCAGGAAGAGAAATTCACCCGCTCTGACACCAGAAGTTGCGGCTGCTCTTCTAAGGCCTTTCTTCTTGATGATGAAGCTTGCCCCTATGAACCCACTTGACAGCAAAGCCAAAACAAAGCCTTTCGTATTGTCTCCGGAGAAATCCATGTTGAATCTCTCTCTTGGATCTTTTACTTCTCTTCATCGAAACCTCCCGACCACAAACTTTTTCGGATCATCCTCGTTCGCAAGAGTGACTATTCTGTGTTTTTGGGAAGTCATTCGGGTGACGGCTATGAGCCTATGATATCATGTCTACAACTATGataagttgttttgttttttggcaTAACAACTTAATTTTGTTTGCGAGCACTTCGTAgctgtttttctttctctaaatcGGTTTCAATTAACAATTATTATCCAAATGAAAAAGATAactttacaactattttataattattttataactttatatataataattcataattttatttttaataaaatatgattttattaattgtctaaaaataaattataaaataactgtaaaaaaattgtaagtgcACCATTATTCGAAATAGAAAATGATTCTATGCTTTTAAGatattaaaagtgtattttaaaattaatttaataaaaaatattgtacttcattttacatttttttttggtcttaatcacactaatttatatttttaagtatctatttatttttctaattgatttattaaattatttaaaatattataataataatatttttttaataaattatagaagattttctttttatggctTATGAAGTCATCCAAATCATAAATATGTTTGTTCTTTATTGGGACCTTTTTGTAGTTAAGAGAATACAAACAAAAACCGTATTGGCAtgacatttaaataataaatatattccaTTTTTAATACGTGTTGTGTTTCACTGTTTTACAAGTCATGTATTGCTTCGGCCAATAGGAGCCACAGAAGAAGCATCTAGGAACATGCCAGATCGGCAATTCGCATTTACCAATCATGTACTCCAAAGCTCTATTGTCGCTATCATAGTAATATAGTTTCGTTTCTTACTTTTTGGCATTACTTTGATATTTTGACGTGGCAACTAAATAATACTagtaaaatgttatattatccTTTTAATGTAATTATAAATGTATCGTTTAAAATTGCTGTtagtatatttgtgtttgaattttttttaatatttaaaaaaacataaatgcaCTAACGATAATTTTTAGCGATATATTTGAGAGGTCAGATCAGCATTTTCCATAATACTAAATGCATGTTTGGAATTATggtgaaaaatataacttatgaCTTTGGGGCTTATagtttataacttaaataataagttctaTACTTCAAACGTTGTTTACTGTTTGATAAACATGTATTTAAAGCACTTTTAAAATTAGTTacattagttttttaaaaatatacagttATCTGCATGAGCTTTTCGATAAAAGT encodes:
- the LOC121239181 gene encoding probable magnesium transporter NIPA3 isoform X2, which gives rise to MDFSGDNTKGFVLALLSSGFIGASFIIKKKGLRRAAATSGVRAGVGGYSYLLEPLWWLGMITMIVGEVANFVAYAFAPAVLVTPLGALSIIVSAVLAHFFLNEKLHKLGILGCVMCIVGSVIIVIHAPQEHPITSVQEIWSMATQPAFLLYMASVTVLVFILVIHFAPQCGHTNVLVFTGICSLMGSLSVMSVKALGTSLKLTFEGKNQLIYPETWFFMLVVATCVITQMIYLNKALDTFNTAVVSPIYYVMFTTLTILASVIMFKHTTLLSAADKSWLLLNNFWTCCELLPNPVCLWEWRNFFFFFFFFFFLLIGAGKG
- the LOC121239181 gene encoding probable magnesium transporter NIPA6 isoform X1, whose product is MDFSGDNTKGFVLALLSSGFIGASFIIKKKGLRRAAATSGVRAGVGGYSYLLEPLWWLGMITMIVGEVANFVAYAFAPAVLVTPLGALSIIVSAVLAHFFLNEKLHKLGILGCVMCIVGSVIIVIHAPQEHPITSVQEIWSMATQPAFLLYMASVTVLVFILVIHFAPQCGHTNVLVFTGICSLMGSLSVMSVKALGTSLKLTFEGKNQLIYPETWFFMLVVATCVITQMIYLNKALDTFNTAVVSPIYYVMFTTLTILASVIMFKDWDGQSGGTIVSEICGFIVVLSGTILLHSTKDFERSSSFRGNFAPVSPSLSTRLCSGNGELLKYEEEEVTPPEEVCLRRQEVY
- the LOC121239181 gene encoding probable magnesium transporter NIPA3 isoform X3; this encodes MISETVIVGEVANFVAYAFAPAVLVTPLGALSIIVSAVLAHFFLNEKLHKLGILGCVMCIVGSVIIVIHAPQEHPITSVQEIWSMATQPAFLLYMASVTVLVFILVIHFAPQCGHTNVLVFTGICSLMGSLSVMSVKALGTSLKLTFEGKNQLIYPETWFFMLVVATCVITQMIYLNKALDTFNTAVVSPIYYVMFTTLTILASVIMFKDWDGQSGGTIVSEICGFIVVLSGTILLHSTKDFERSSSFRGNFAPVSPSLSTRLCSGNGELLKYEEEEVTPPEEVCLRRQEVY